Proteins encoded together in one Calditrichota bacterium window:
- a CDS encoding thioredoxin fold domain-containing protein, whose product MGLMDKIFGGGNTVKPLETSDETFENDVIKSELPVMLDLWSPTCMPCQVLGGMLRELAPEYADKVKIIKLNVSQNMQTAMRFKIRGVPTVLFFKNGRLVDQMVGLAPMEVLRQRLDKLAA is encoded by the coding sequence ATGGGATTGATGGACAAAATCTTCGGCGGCGGCAACACCGTCAAGCCGCTCGAAACATCGGACGAGACCTTTGAAAACGACGTTATCAAGTCGGAATTGCCAGTCATGTTGGATTTGTGGTCACCGACCTGCATGCCGTGCCAAGTCTTAGGCGGCATGCTCCGCGAACTCGCGCCCGAATATGCGGACAAAGTCAAAATCATCAAACTAAACGTGTCGCAGAACATGCAAACTGCGATGCGTTTCAAAATTCGCGGCGTTCCGACCGTATTGTTCTTCAAGAACGGCAGACTCGTCGATCAAATGGTAGGTTTGGCGCCGATGGAAGTTCTCCGTCAACGGCTCGACAAACTTGCCGCGTAG
- a CDS encoding metalloregulator ArsR/SmtB family transcription factor has protein sequence MLSLTRLRDTLHNEFSKIGRVLSSPKRIEIIELLHECSKSVETLADNTGMSLANTSQHLQVLRGAGMVEAERKGTYMIYSLASPLVHELVSMVRQVAETHLADVDRALSQIRESSNELEDVDRGKLMQLAKDGKVIVLDVRPKDEFEASHLPYAISIPLAKLEKQLDTLPREQQVVAYCRGPYCLLAGEATRILRKHGYQASSLRDGVAEWKAAGQQIVATPPEEKEYNFQTQR, from the coding sequence ATGTTAAGCCTTACTCGTCTTCGCGACACCCTGCACAACGAATTTTCCAAAATCGGGCGTGTCCTTTCAAGCCCTAAGCGGATTGAAATCATCGAGTTGCTTCACGAGTGCTCGAAAAGTGTCGAGACCCTCGCTGATAACACCGGAATGAGCCTCGCTAATACCTCACAGCATCTTCAAGTCCTGAGAGGAGCCGGAATGGTTGAGGCCGAGCGCAAGGGTACTTACATGATATATTCCCTTGCAAGCCCTCTCGTCCATGAGCTGGTCAGCATGGTCAGACAGGTTGCGGAGACTCATCTGGCTGACGTGGACAGGGCTCTCTCACAAATTCGCGAAAGTTCGAATGAGCTTGAGGACGTGGATCGCGGCAAACTTATGCAGCTTGCCAAAGACGGGAAAGTGATCGTGCTCGATGTGAGGCCCAAAGATGAATTTGAAGCCTCGCACTTGCCGTACGCGATTTCGATTCCGCTTGCAAAACTCGAAAAACAGCTGGACACGCTGCCGCGCGAACAGCAGGTCGTCGCCTATTGCCGCGGACCGTATTGCTTGCTCGCGGGAGAAGCGACGCGCATCTTGAGAAAACACGGCTATCAGGCCTCAAGCCTGCGCGACGGAGTTGCCGAATGGAAAGCCGCCGGTCAACAAATTGTCGCCACGCCGCCTGAAGAAAAAGAATACAACTTTCAAACACAAAGATAG